AACAGAATTCACAATTACAGTAGATGATGAAAGAGAAGATAGTACATCTAGAGCAGTGAAACACGTCACTTTAATTTTTGATATTGAAGGCGATGTGGATTTAAAAAAATTAAAACGCGCAATCAAGTTAAGTGTCGATAAATATTGTACAGTCGCGCACTCGTTGAAAGCGACAATTGAACCAAAACTCATATTTAACGGTAAAGAAGAAGTCTTGTAATAGCGAATCTTGGATTAACTTCTGAGTTAACTCACGACTTTGCCTTTCTCTTGGATTAACTTCGGCGTTAACTCACGACTTGGGCCTTCTCTTGGATTAACTTCGGCGTTAACTCACGATTTGGGGCGACTCTTGGATTAACTTCGGCGTTAACTCACGACTTGGGCCATCTCTTGGATTAATTCCGGAGTTAACTCACGACTTTGGGCTTCTCTTGGATTAACTTCGAAGTTAACTCACGACTTTGCCTTTCTCTTGGATTAATTCCGGAGTTAACTCACGACTTTGCCTTTCTCTTGGATTAACTCTGGCGTTAACTCACGACTTGGGCCATCTCTTGGATTAACTTCGGAATTAACTCACGACTTGGGGCGACTCTTGGATTAACTTCGGCGTTAACTCACGACTTGGCCTTTCTCTTGGATTAATTCCGGAGTTAACTCACGACTTTGGGCTTCTCTTGGATTAACTTCGGCGTTAACTCACGACTTGGCCTTTCTCTTGGATTAACTCTGGCGTTAACTCACGACTTCACACATCTCGTCGCTTAATTCAAAAGTTAATCTACGACTTTACGAATAATTTCACTAACCTAACAAAATTGCCTCCTCACATATACAAAAAAACGCAAAAGACCAGGATGCTTTTTCCTGGTCTTTTGCGTTTCAATTATGTTTTTATGCTTGAATGAGATTATTTACGTAATCTTTAAAAGTATCTACATTACCTTCTTCGATATCAATCATTGCGACTTTCCCTTGTGGAAATTCTATAAATAATACGCCTTGATCCTCTATCGTTACACCTTTAATATCTTGGTAACTAAATACTCTCTTATATGGTTCGCCATTCATATCTACACTCATGATGACGCGTTCACTTGTTGTAATATATGCGCCTTTGAATTGTGTTTGTTCGCCTACTTTATAAATGATTGTTCCTAATACACTTGGACCAATTTTTTCAG
The Mammaliicoccus sp. Dog046 genome window above contains:
- a CDS encoding OsmC family protein, yielding MIQSVWHGKKTFKAQSQFGHEIISDASTENGGDDNGPSPVELMLSGLAGCTGIDVINIMKDRLVDVTEFTITVDDEREDSTSRAVKHVTLIFDIEGDVDLKKLKRAIKLSVDKYCTVAHSLKATIEPKLIFNGKEEVL